The Palleronia sp. THAF1 genome window below encodes:
- a CDS encoding peptidylprolyl isomerase: protein MAEIKDPENTIIVELKDGPVTIELLPDVAPQHVERMKTLARAGAYDNVVFHRVIDGFMAQTGDVSNGNAEKDFNIRLAGTGGSEHPDVPAEFSKLPHDRGTIGAARSSNPNSANSQFFINFSDNHFLNGQYTVYGRVIEGMDLVDKITRGEPPMNPDRMLSVKVAADA, encoded by the coding sequence GTGGCCGAGATCAAAGACCCCGAGAACACCATCATCGTCGAACTGAAGGACGGCCCCGTCACCATCGAACTGCTGCCCGACGTGGCACCCCAGCACGTTGAGCGGATGAAAACGCTGGCCCGCGCCGGTGCCTACGACAACGTGGTCTTCCACCGCGTCATCGACGGCTTCATGGCGCAGACCGGTGACGTGTCGAACGGCAACGCCGAAAAGGACTTCAACATCCGTCTTGCGGGCACCGGCGGCTCCGAACATCCGGACGTTCCGGCAGAATTCTCCAAGCTGCCGCATGACCGGGGCACCATCGGGGCGGCGCGCTCGTCAAACCCGAACTCGGCCAACAGCCAGTTCTTCATCAACTTCTCGGACAACCACTTCCTGAATGGTCAGTACACCGTCTACGGCCGCGTCATCGAGGGCATGGATCTGGTGGACAAGATCACCCGTGGCGAGCCTCCGATGAACCCCGACCGGATGCTGTCGGTGAAGGTGGCCGCCGATGCGTAG
- a CDS encoding peptidylprolyl isomerase, whose product MRSLAILAAICAAPAFATGIDLTIADKGTVSIDLFEDVAPNHVDRITALARNGAYDGVVFHRVIDGFMAQTGDVQFGRADLDTSNAGMGGSDMPDLAQEFSDRPFERGTVGMARSGNSVDSANSQFFIMFQPAPHLNGQYTVVGQVTDGMDVVHGITRGQGRGGSVADPDVIESVTVTE is encoded by the coding sequence ATGCGTAGCCTTGCGATCTTGGCGGCGATCTGCGCCGCACCTGCCTTCGCGACCGGGATTGACCTGACCATCGCCGACAAGGGCACCGTGTCCATCGACCTGTTCGAGGATGTGGCCCCCAACCACGTGGACCGGATCACCGCCCTGGCGCGGAACGGCGCCTATGATGGCGTGGTCTTCCACCGCGTGATCGACGGCTTCATGGCTCAGACCGGCGACGTGCAGTTCGGCCGTGCCGACTTGGACACGAGCAACGCGGGCATGGGCGGCTCCGATATGCCCGATCTCGCGCAAGAGTTCAGCGACCGCCCGTTCGAGCGTGGCACGGTGGGCATGGCCCGCTCCGGCAACTCGGTCGACAGTGCGAATTCCCAATTCTTCATCATGTTCCAGCCAGCGCCGCACCTGAACGGGCAATATACCGTGGTGGGGCAAGTGACGGACGGTATGGACGTCGTGCATGGCATCACGCGCGGACAGGGCCGTGGCGGCTCTGTGGCCGACCCGGACGTCATCGAAAGCGTGACCGTCACCGAGTGA